In a single window of the Rhodamnia argentea isolate NSW1041297 chromosome 2, ASM2092103v1, whole genome shotgun sequence genome:
- the LOC115738779 gene encoding endoglucanase 2-like — protein MGAEKRSRGYCGWFLVLVILAVVAVAIFLAVKKKSDHGGGDQAAPVPGPPGAIQKNYADALKIAMQFFDVQKSGKLEDNTISWRGDSALQDGNQADIDLSKGMFDAGDHMKFGFPMAYTATVLSWAILEYGDQMNAVNRLETARGSLKWITDYLVNAHASDNVLYIQVGDPDLDHNCWDRPETMTEKRPLTQVNTSTPGTEVAAETAAAMASASLVFKTVDSTYSSTLLKHAEQLFTFADKHQASYSLSIPEVQTYYNSTGYGDELLWAASWLYHATGDQSYLEYVVQNGNKYAKFGSPTWFCWDNKLAGTQVLLSRLSFFGANDLSSSIKSGLQNYRKTAEAVMCGLFPKSPTATTSRTDSGLIWVSEWNSLQHPVASAFLATIYSDYMLTSQTAKISCSGQTYRPSDLRKFAQSQANYVLGDNPIQMSYLVGYGDKYPQYVHHRGASIPGNAKTNCRDGFKWLDATDPNPNVAMGGLVGGPFLNETYIDSRNNSMQGEPSTYNSALIVGLLSGLVTTSSVVKSFT, from the exons ATGGGGGCTGAGAAGCGCTCCAGAGGCTATTGCGGCTGGTTCCTTGTGCTCGTCATCCTTGCGGTGGTGGCCGTCGCCATCTTCCTTGCCGTCAAGAAGAAATCTGACCATGGCGGCGGCGACCAGGCGGCTCCGGTCCCTGGGCCGCCCGGTGCGATCCAGAAGAACTACGCCGACGCTCTCAAGATTGCTATGCAGTTCTTCGACGTCCAGAAAT CTGGTAAACTGGAAGACAACACTATATCCTGGAGAGGCGATTCGGCTCTTCAAGATGGGAACCAAGCCGACATAGATCTTTCTAAAGGAATGTTCGATGCCGGTGATCATATGAAGTTTGGTTTCCCAATGGCTTATACTGCCACTGTGTTGTCGTGGGCGATTCTTGAATACGGAGATCAGATGAATGCCGTGAATCGGCTGGAAACTGCCAGGGGCTCGCTCAAGTGGATTACGGACTACCTTGTCAATGCTCATGCTTCGGACAATGTGCTATATATTCAG GTCGGTGATCCTGATTTGGACCACAATTGTTGGGACAGGCCTGAAACTATGACTGAGAAAAGGCCtctcactcaagtgaacacctcTACCCCAGGAACGGAGGTTGCAGCTGAAACTGCCGCAGCTATGGCTTCAGCATCCCTTGTTTTCAAAACCGTCGACTCCACATATTCAAGCACGCTCTTAAAGCATGCTGAACAGTTGTTCACTTTTGCTGATAAACATCAAGCTTCGTACAGTCTTAGCATCCCAGAAGTGCAGACATACTATAATTCGACTGGCTACGGAGATGAACTTTTATGGGCTGCTAGCTGGCTTTATCATGCAACTGGGGATCAGTCATACCTGGAATATGTTGTGCAAAATGgaaataaatatgcaaaatttggAAGTCCAACTTGGTTTTGTTGGGATAACAAGCTTGCTGGAACCCAG GTTTTGTTGTCCCGATTGAGCTTTTTTGGTGCTAATGATCTGTCAAGTTCCATAAAGAGTGGCCTTCAGAATTACAGAAAAACAGCGGAGGCTGTTATGTGCGGCCTCTTTCCAAAATCTCCTACAGCTACAACCAGCAGGACAGATA GTGGTCTTATATGGGTCAGTGAATGGAACTCTTTGCAACATCCTGTCGCTTCTGCATTCTTAGCAACTATATACAGTGATTACATGCTCACATCCCAAACTGCAAAAATCTCATGCAGTGGACAAACCTATAGGCCTTCAGATCTTCGTAAATTTGCCCAATCTCAG GCTAATTATGTCTTAGGTGACAATCCCATCCAAATGAGCTATCTGGTGGGTTACGGTGACAAGTACCCGCAATATGTGCACCACCGGGGAGCTTCTATCCCTGGTAATGCCAAAACAAACTGCAGGGACGGTTTCAAGTGGCTGGACGCAACCGACCCTAATCCGAATGTGGCCATGGGAGGACTTGTTGGCGGGCCTTTCCTGAACGAGACGTACATCGATTCCAGGAACAATTCCATGCAAGGGGAACCGAGCACTTACAACAGTGCTCTTATTGTGGGCTTGCTCTCAGGTCTGGTCACCACATCGTCAGTTGTCAAATCCTTCACCTGA
- the LOC115738568 gene encoding 5'-3' exoribonuclease 3 isoform X2, translated as MSYIRLQRNLPGYDPNTRHCLYGLDADLIMLALATHEIHFSILREIVFTPGQQDKCFLCGQMGHLAADCEGKAKTKSGEFDEKGDDAGIVKKPYQFLNIWTLREYLEYEFRIPNIPFEVDFERIVDDFIFICFFVGNDFLPHMPTLEIREGAINLLMTVYKNEFRALGGYLTDGSKPNLSRVEHFIQAVGSFEDKIFQKRARLHQRQSERIKRDKAQRRRGDDAAPQVEPESLVPVCRFQGSRLASGASPSPYEQQGSAHSSEITFHAKKVQQSEKGTGSWSQVDTRNKRKWTSDGNATSLRAHKVARLSSSSTIGAAIVEAENSLEIEVHENKEDLKAKLKELLREKSDVFNSANPEEDKIKLGTPGWKERYYEEKFSAKTPEELEAIRRDVVLKYTEGLCWVMHYYYEGVCSWQWFYPYHYAPFASDLKELGQLDINFELGSPFKPFNQLLGVFPAASSHALPEQYRKLMTDPNSPIVDFYPFDFEVDMNGKRYSWQGIAKLPFIDEVRLLAEVEKIEHTLTEEEARRNSVMLDMLFVSSSHPLSVCIYSLDNRCKQLMDKDRAEIKEQLKPELSGGMNGYISPCAGDPCPPFFRSPVAGMEDIMNNEVLCVIYRLPDAHKHITRPPAGVVFPKKMVQLEDVKPATALWHEDSGRKPWENGSNSNTAYQRQNPPGTISGRQLGDAAHRLVANSLQFKAVDANGYANYGHAPPPRYPVGPLSWHQEQYVAAPPRSALPPQGFHQHPNVTSSRDSRDYGHGRSHSRPTAHPRSHERNSPSASPGNGSHSRHGNYPRGQYHGPSRYPPGPIQRPPNVSGSYQYHEPYDSRHHSSYVQGGPPPQAQWHGGWTPRGNYNQPRGYMGPQQSGNPYSALDRRGYRQPPPPGFGRP; from the exons ATGTCATATATTCGTCTCCAAAGAAATCTTCCTGGATATGATCCAAATACACGGCATTGCCTGTATGGTTTG GACGCTGATTTAATTATGTTAGCTTTGGCCACAcatgaaattcatttttcgaTTCTTCGAGAG ATTGTTTTCACTCCCGGTCAACAGGACAAGTGCTTCCTGTGTGGCCAAATGGGTCATTTGGCAGCAGATTGTGAGGGAAAGGCAAAGACGAAGTCAGGAGAATTCGATGAAAAAGGTGATGATGCTGGCATTGTTAAAAAGCCATACCAG TTTTTGAACATTTGGACTCTCAGGGAGTACTTAGAGTATGAGTTCAGGATCCCAAATATTCCTTTTGAAGTAGATTTTGAGCGCATCGTGGATGACTTTATCTTCATTTGCTTCTTCGTTGGCAATGATTTTTTACCTCACATGCCAACCTTGGAAATTCGTGAG GGTGCGATCAACTTGTTGATGACAGtctataagaatgaatttagaGCATTGGGTGGATATTTGACTGATGGAAGCAAG CCGAATCTGAGCAGGGTTGAGCATTTCATTCAGGCCGTAGGGTCATTCGAAGATAAAATTTTTCAGAAAAGAGCAAGATTGCATCAG CGGCAATCAGAAAGAATAAAGCGTGATAAGGCTCAAAGGAGAAGAGGCGATGATGCAGCACCTCAAGTCGAACCTGAGTCTTTAGTTCCAGTTTGTCGATTTCAGGGCTCCCGTCTTGCTTCAGGTGCTTCACCCTCTCCCTATGAGCAACAAGGATCTGCTCACAGTTCAGAAATTACATTTCATGCCAAAAAGGTGCAGCAAAGTGAAAAAGGAACGGGGTCTTGGAGCCAAGTTGACACTAGAAACAAAAGGAAGTGGACTTCAGATGGTAACGCGACATCTTTACGGGCACATAAGGTTGCACGATTGTCTTCTAGTTCAACAATAGGTGCAGCCATTGTTGAAGCAGAAAATAGTCTTGAAATAGAG gtGCATGAGAATAAGGAAGATTTGAAGGCAAAGCTTAAGGAATTACTTCGTGAGAAGTCTGATGTTTTTAATTCCGCGAACCCGGAAGAAGACAAG ATCAAATTGGGAACACCAGGGTGGAAAGAAAGGTATTATGAGGAAAAGTTTTCTGCAAAGACTCCAGAAGAACTTGAAGCAATCAGGAGAGATGTT GTTTTGAAGTACACAGAGGGCTTGTGTTGGGTAATGCATTATTATTACGAGGGAGTTTGTTCTTGGCAGTG GTTCTATCCATATCATTATGCGCCCTTTGCTTCTGATTTAAAGGAGCTTGGCCAGCTGGATATAAACTTTGAGCTAGGTTCTCCTTTCAAACCTTTCAATCAGCTGCTCGGTGTTTTCCCAGCTGCAAG TTCCCATGCCCTTCCAGAACAGTACAGGAAGTTGATGACTGATCCAAATTCACCCATCGTCGATTTTTATCCTTTTG attttgaagttgatatgAATGGAAAACGCTACTCTTGGCAG GGTATTGCCAAATTGCCTTTTATAGATGAAGTTCGACTTCTTGCAGAGGTTGAGAAAATTGAACATACTTTAACG GAGGAGGAAGCACGGAGAAATAGTGTGATGTTGGACATGCTCTTTGTGTCATCATCTCATCCTCTCTCGGTGTGCATATACTCCTTGGACAACCGCTGTAAACAGTTGATGGACAAAGACCGGGCTGAAATCAAGGAGCAACTTAAACCTGAGTTGAG TGGCGGGATGAATGGCTACATTTCACCTTGCGCTGGAGATCCATGTCCTCCTTTTTTCAGATCTCCAGTGGCCGGCATGGAAGATATCATGAACAATGAAGTCTT ATGCGTCATATACAGACTCCCAGATGCCCACAAACATATAACAAGGCCACCTGCAGGCGTTGTGTTTCCCAAGAAG ATGGTGCAATTGGAGGATGTCAAACCTGCAACTGCTCTGTGGCATGAGGATTCTGGAAGGAAGCCATGGGAGAATGGAAG CAACTCAAACACGGCTTACCAGAGGCAAAATCCCCCTGGCACAATCTCTGGGCGGCAGCTGGGAGACGCAGCACATCGGCTTGTTGCCAACAGTTTACAGTTTAAGGCAGTGGATGCTAATGGTTATGCCAATTATGGGCATGCTCCACCTCCACGTTATCCTGTGGGCCCACTTTCATGGCACCAAGAACAGTATGTAGCGGCTCCACCTAGGAGTGCACTACCTCCCCAGGGTTTCCATCAGCACCCAAATGTGACAAGTTCGAGAGATTCCCGTGATTATGGTCATGGTCGATCCCACTCTCGGCCAACAGCTCATCCTCGGAGTCATGAAAGAAACAGCCCCTCAGCATCTCCGGGCAATGGTTCCCATTCCAGGCATGGAAACTATCCACGAGGGCAGTATCATGGTCCATCCAGGTATCCCCCTGGACCTATTCAGCGGCCTCCCAATGTGAGTGGTTCTTATCAATATCACGAGCCCTATGATAGCCGTCACCACAGTTCCTATGTACAAGGAGGTCCTCCTCCTCAAGCCCAATGGCATGGAGGCTGGACTCCTCGAGGAAATTATAACCAGCCCAGAGGCTACATGGGCCCACAACAATCAGGAAACCCTTACTCTGCGCTAGACAGAAGAGGCTATCGGCAGCCACCTCCGCCAGGCTTTGGCCGCCCGTAG
- the LOC115738569 gene encoding ATP sulfurylase 2 translates to MSLTIKLHVATTPHLWFRSQEIGRAKLKNVRPRGVYLANPLSRLPRKPKMLGHSAAKASIRSSLIDPDGGVLVDLVVQEKDRVLKAKEAEAFPRVRLTRIDLEWVHVISEGWASPLKGFMREEQYLQTLHFNCLRMGDGSVVNMSLPIVLAIDDGTKDAIRSSQNVGLVGPDGDLLAVLRSIEIYKHNKEERIARTWGTTAPGLPYVEEAITPAGNWLIGGDLEVLKPIKYNDGLDHYRLSPKQLRKEFDQRQADAVFAFQLRNPVHNGHALLMNDTRRRLLEMGFKNPILLLHPLGGYTKADDVPLNVRMEQHSKVLEDGVLDPETTVVSIFPSPMHYAGPTEVQWHAKARINAGANFYIVGRDPAGMGHPTEKRDLYDPDHGKKVLSMAPGLEKLNILPFKVAAYNMVEKKMAFFDPSRAKDFLFISGTKMRTYARNGENPPDGFMCPGGWEVLVKYYKSLQAEETKQQATVLSS, encoded by the exons ATGTCTCTAACCATCAAACTCCACGTCGCCACCACGCCCCACCTCTGGTTTCGCAGCCAAGAGATCGGCAGAGCGAAGCTCAAGAACGTCAGGCCCAGAGGAGTTTACCTCGCCAACCCGTTGTCGCGCCTCCCCCGCAAGCCCAAGATGCTGGGTCACAGTGCCGCCAAGGCCTCGATCAGGAGCTCCCTCATCGACCCCGACGGTGGGGTCCTGGTCGACCTCGTCGTGCAGGAGAAAGATCGGGTTTTGAAGGCGAAGGAGGCCGAGGCGTTCCCGAGGGTGAGGCTGACGAGGATCGATCTGGAGTGGGTGCACGTGATCAGCGAAGGGTGGGCGAGCCCTTTGAAGGGATTCATGAGAGAGGAGCAGTATTTGCAAACCTTGCATTTCAATTGCCTGAGGATGGGGGACGGATCGGTCGTGAACATGTCGCTTCCGATCGTTCTGGCCATCGACGACGGGACTAAGGACGCGATCAGGTCGTCCCAGAATGTGGGGCTGGTCGGTCCCGATGGGGATTTGCTCGCGGTTCTTCGGAG TATTGAAATCTACAAACACAACAAAGAGGAAAGAATAGCGAGGACTTGGGGAACAACTGCTCCCGGATTGCCGTACGTTGAGGAGGCGATAACTCCTGCTGGGAACTGGCTCATTGGTGGAGATTTGGAAGTGTTGAAACCGATTAAATACAATGATGGGCTTGATCACTACAGGCTTTCGCCTAAACAATTGCGCAAAGAGTTCGACCAGCGTCAGGCTGATGCCGTCTTCGCTTTTCAGTTAAGAAACCCAGTGCATAATGGGCACGCGTTGTTGATGAATGATACGAGGAGGCGTTTGCTGGAAATGGGCTTCAAGAATCCGATCCTGTTGCTTCATCCTCTTGGAGGTTATACAAAAGCTGACGATGTCCCTTTGAATGTTCGGATGGAACAACATAGCAAg GTCCTTGAAGATGGTGTTCTTGATCCCGAGACCACAGTTGTGTCCATATTTCCATCTCCGATGCATTATGCTGGTCCAACCGAGGTACAGTGGCATGCAAAGGCACGGATAAATGCCGGTGCCAATTTCTATATAGTTGGTCGAGATCCAGCTGGTATGGGGCACCCAACGGAGAAGAGGGATCTGTATGACCCTGATCATGGGAAAAAGGTGCTGAGCATGGCCCCAGGCCTTGAGAAACTCAACATTTTGCCATTCAAA GTGGCTGCATACAACATGGTGGAGAAGAAAATGGCATTTTTTGATCCTTCACGTGctaaggattttctttttatatctGGGACCAAG ATGAGGACTTATGCAAGAAACGGTGAGAACCCTCCTGATGGATTTATGTGCCCCGGAGGATGGGAGGTACTGGTCAAGTACTACAAGAGTTTGCAAGCGGAGGAGACTAAACAGCAAGCTACCGTTTTATCCTCCTAG
- the LOC115738568 gene encoding 5'-3' exoribonuclease 3 isoform X1, whose amino-acid sequence MGVPAFYRWLAEKYPMVVVDVVEEEPVVIDGVSIPVDTSKPNPNNIEFDNLYLDMNGIIHPCFHPEDRPAPTTFNEVFHCMFDYIDRLFVMVRPRKLLYMAIDGVAPRAKMNQQRSRRFRAAKDAAEAAAEEERLRQEFESEGRKLPPKNESQIFDSNVITPGTEFMAVLSVALQYYVHLRLNNDPGWRSIKVILSDANVPGEGEHKIMSYIRLQRNLPGYDPNTRHCLYGLDADLIMLALATHEIHFSILREIVFTPGQQDKCFLCGQMGHLAADCEGKAKTKSGEFDEKGDDAGIVKKPYQFLNIWTLREYLEYEFRIPNIPFEVDFERIVDDFIFICFFVGNDFLPHMPTLEIREGAINLLMTVYKNEFRALGGYLTDGSKPNLSRVEHFIQAVGSFEDKIFQKRARLHQRQSERIKRDKAQRRRGDDAAPQVEPESLVPVCRFQGSRLASGASPSPYEQQGSAHSSEITFHAKKVQQSEKGTGSWSQVDTRNKRKWTSDGNATSLRAHKVARLSSSSTIGAAIVEAENSLEIEVHENKEDLKAKLKELLREKSDVFNSANPEEDKIKLGTPGWKERYYEEKFSAKTPEELEAIRRDVVLKYTEGLCWVMHYYYEGVCSWQWFYPYHYAPFASDLKELGQLDINFELGSPFKPFNQLLGVFPAASSHALPEQYRKLMTDPNSPIVDFYPFDFEVDMNGKRYSWQGIAKLPFIDEVRLLAEVEKIEHTLTEEEARRNSVMLDMLFVSSSHPLSVCIYSLDNRCKQLMDKDRAEIKEQLKPELSGGMNGYISPCAGDPCPPFFRSPVAGMEDIMNNEVLCVIYRLPDAHKHITRPPAGVVFPKKMVQLEDVKPATALWHEDSGRKPWENGSNSNTAYQRQNPPGTISGRQLGDAAHRLVANSLQFKAVDANGYANYGHAPPPRYPVGPLSWHQEQYVAAPPRSALPPQGFHQHPNVTSSRDSRDYGHGRSHSRPTAHPRSHERNSPSASPGNGSHSRHGNYPRGQYHGPSRYPPGPIQRPPNVSGSYQYHEPYDSRHHSSYVQGGPPPQAQWHGGWTPRGNYNQPRGYMGPQQSGNPYSALDRRGYRQPPPPGFGRP is encoded by the exons ATGGGAGTGCCCGCTTTCTATCGATGGTTAGCTGAGAAGTACCCGATGGTCGTGGTCGATGTTGTTGAGGAGGAGCCCGTCGTCATCGACGGGGTTTCGATCCCCGTCGACACCAGCAAGCCCAATCCCAACAACATAGAGTTCGACAACCTCTACCTCGACATGAATGGAATTATCCATCCCTGCTTCCATCCCGAAGACAGG CCAGCTCCAACGACATTCAATGAGGTGTTTCACTGCATGTTTGACTATATTGACAGACTTTTTGTGATGGTGCGACCTCGAAAATTGTTATATATGGCTATAG ATGGTGTCGCACCAAGAGCAAAAATGAATCAGCAGCGGTCGAGGCGTTTTAGAGCAGCTAAAGATGCAGCAGAGGCG GCAGCTGAAGAAGAGCGGCTAAGACAGGAATTTGAAAGTGAAGGCCGGAAACTACCTCCGAAGAATGAATCTCAAATTTTCGATTCAAACGTCATTACTCCTGGAACTGAATTCATGGCTGTTTTGTCGGTGGCACTGCAGTATTATGTCCATCTTAGGCTAAATAACGACCCTGGATGGAGATCTATTAAG GTTATCCTTTCTGATGCAAATGTTCCTGGTGAAGGGGAACACAAGATCATGTCATATATTCGTCTCCAAAGAAATCTTCCTGGATATGATCCAAATACACGGCATTGCCTGTATGGTTTG GACGCTGATTTAATTATGTTAGCTTTGGCCACAcatgaaattcatttttcgaTTCTTCGAGAG ATTGTTTTCACTCCCGGTCAACAGGACAAGTGCTTCCTGTGTGGCCAAATGGGTCATTTGGCAGCAGATTGTGAGGGAAAGGCAAAGACGAAGTCAGGAGAATTCGATGAAAAAGGTGATGATGCTGGCATTGTTAAAAAGCCATACCAG TTTTTGAACATTTGGACTCTCAGGGAGTACTTAGAGTATGAGTTCAGGATCCCAAATATTCCTTTTGAAGTAGATTTTGAGCGCATCGTGGATGACTTTATCTTCATTTGCTTCTTCGTTGGCAATGATTTTTTACCTCACATGCCAACCTTGGAAATTCGTGAG GGTGCGATCAACTTGTTGATGACAGtctataagaatgaatttagaGCATTGGGTGGATATTTGACTGATGGAAGCAAG CCGAATCTGAGCAGGGTTGAGCATTTCATTCAGGCCGTAGGGTCATTCGAAGATAAAATTTTTCAGAAAAGAGCAAGATTGCATCAG CGGCAATCAGAAAGAATAAAGCGTGATAAGGCTCAAAGGAGAAGAGGCGATGATGCAGCACCTCAAGTCGAACCTGAGTCTTTAGTTCCAGTTTGTCGATTTCAGGGCTCCCGTCTTGCTTCAGGTGCTTCACCCTCTCCCTATGAGCAACAAGGATCTGCTCACAGTTCAGAAATTACATTTCATGCCAAAAAGGTGCAGCAAAGTGAAAAAGGAACGGGGTCTTGGAGCCAAGTTGACACTAGAAACAAAAGGAAGTGGACTTCAGATGGTAACGCGACATCTTTACGGGCACATAAGGTTGCACGATTGTCTTCTAGTTCAACAATAGGTGCAGCCATTGTTGAAGCAGAAAATAGTCTTGAAATAGAG gtGCATGAGAATAAGGAAGATTTGAAGGCAAAGCTTAAGGAATTACTTCGTGAGAAGTCTGATGTTTTTAATTCCGCGAACCCGGAAGAAGACAAG ATCAAATTGGGAACACCAGGGTGGAAAGAAAGGTATTATGAGGAAAAGTTTTCTGCAAAGACTCCAGAAGAACTTGAAGCAATCAGGAGAGATGTT GTTTTGAAGTACACAGAGGGCTTGTGTTGGGTAATGCATTATTATTACGAGGGAGTTTGTTCTTGGCAGTG GTTCTATCCATATCATTATGCGCCCTTTGCTTCTGATTTAAAGGAGCTTGGCCAGCTGGATATAAACTTTGAGCTAGGTTCTCCTTTCAAACCTTTCAATCAGCTGCTCGGTGTTTTCCCAGCTGCAAG TTCCCATGCCCTTCCAGAACAGTACAGGAAGTTGATGACTGATCCAAATTCACCCATCGTCGATTTTTATCCTTTTG attttgaagttgatatgAATGGAAAACGCTACTCTTGGCAG GGTATTGCCAAATTGCCTTTTATAGATGAAGTTCGACTTCTTGCAGAGGTTGAGAAAATTGAACATACTTTAACG GAGGAGGAAGCACGGAGAAATAGTGTGATGTTGGACATGCTCTTTGTGTCATCATCTCATCCTCTCTCGGTGTGCATATACTCCTTGGACAACCGCTGTAAACAGTTGATGGACAAAGACCGGGCTGAAATCAAGGAGCAACTTAAACCTGAGTTGAG TGGCGGGATGAATGGCTACATTTCACCTTGCGCTGGAGATCCATGTCCTCCTTTTTTCAGATCTCCAGTGGCCGGCATGGAAGATATCATGAACAATGAAGTCTT ATGCGTCATATACAGACTCCCAGATGCCCACAAACATATAACAAGGCCACCTGCAGGCGTTGTGTTTCCCAAGAAG ATGGTGCAATTGGAGGATGTCAAACCTGCAACTGCTCTGTGGCATGAGGATTCTGGAAGGAAGCCATGGGAGAATGGAAG CAACTCAAACACGGCTTACCAGAGGCAAAATCCCCCTGGCACAATCTCTGGGCGGCAGCTGGGAGACGCAGCACATCGGCTTGTTGCCAACAGTTTACAGTTTAAGGCAGTGGATGCTAATGGTTATGCCAATTATGGGCATGCTCCACCTCCACGTTATCCTGTGGGCCCACTTTCATGGCACCAAGAACAGTATGTAGCGGCTCCACCTAGGAGTGCACTACCTCCCCAGGGTTTCCATCAGCACCCAAATGTGACAAGTTCGAGAGATTCCCGTGATTATGGTCATGGTCGATCCCACTCTCGGCCAACAGCTCATCCTCGGAGTCATGAAAGAAACAGCCCCTCAGCATCTCCGGGCAATGGTTCCCATTCCAGGCATGGAAACTATCCACGAGGGCAGTATCATGGTCCATCCAGGTATCCCCCTGGACCTATTCAGCGGCCTCCCAATGTGAGTGGTTCTTATCAATATCACGAGCCCTATGATAGCCGTCACCACAGTTCCTATGTACAAGGAGGTCCTCCTCCTCAAGCCCAATGGCATGGAGGCTGGACTCCTCGAGGAAATTATAACCAGCCCAGAGGCTACATGGGCCCACAACAATCAGGAAACCCTTACTCTGCGCTAGACAGAAGAGGCTATCGGCAGCCACCTCCGCCAGGCTTTGGCCGCCCGTAG
- the LOC115738782 gene encoding probable diphthine methyl ester synthase isoform X1, translated as MLYIVGLGLGDEKDITVKGLEAIRRCDKVYMEAYTSLLSFGLSSHGLSNLEKLYGKPVTVADREMVEEKADGMLAEARSSDVAFLVVGDPFGAINGTIFSSYYVYYLNYRATTHTDLVVRAKRLGIDVKVVHNASVMNAVGVCGLQLYHYGETVSIPFFTETWRPDSFYEKIQKNRMLGLHTLCLLDIRVKEPSLESLCRGRKVYEPPRYMTINTAIEQLLEVETGQGQGVYNEDTNCVGLARLGSEDQMIVAGSMRQLRTVDFGAPLHCLVIVGSTHPLEEEMLEFYKLEGRTSEPKEDVTAD; from the exons atgctgtaCATCGTAGGCCTGGGACTGGGCGACGAGAAGGACATCACCGTCAAAGGCCTCGAAGCAATCAGAAGATGCGACAAGGTCTACATGGAGGCCTACACTTCCCTCCTCTCCTTCGGTCTCTCCTCCCACGGTCTCTCCAACCTG GAGAAGCTCTACGGGAAACCAGTCACTGTTGCGGACAGAGAGATGGTGGAGGAAAAGGCTGACGGAATGTTGGCGGAAGCTCGTTCCAGCGATGTGGCTTTTCTCGTCGTCGGCGACCCTTTCGG AGCAATCAATGGCACGATATTCTCGTCTTATTATGTGTATTACTTGAACTACAGAGCTACGACACACACTGATCTTGTTGTTCGAGCAAAGCGGTTGGGGATAGATGTTAAGGTTGTTCACAATGCTTCGGTGATGAATGCTGTGGGAGTATGTGGTCTGCAACTTTATCACTATGGGGAAACAGTTTCCATACCATTCTTTACTGAAACATGGAGACCTGATAGCTTTTACGAAAAGATTCAAAAGAATCGTATGCTTGGTTTGCATACACTCTGCCTTTTAG ACATACGTGTGAAGGAGCCATCTCTGGAATCTTTGTGCAG AGGAAGAAAGGTATATGAGCCACCAAGATATATGACGATAAATACAGCAATTGAACAACTCTTGGAGGTTGAAACTGGGCAAGGGCAAGGTG TTTATAACGAGGATACCAATTGCGTGGGGCTTGCGCGGTTGGGAAGTGAAGATCAGATGATAGTAGCAGGATCCATGAGGCAATTGCGCACGGTTGATTTTGGAGCACCTCTTCATTGCCTTGTCATTGTAGGAAGCACGCACCCTTTGGAAgaagaaatgctggagttttaCAAGCTCGAAGGGAGGACCTCAGAGCCTAAGGAAGACGTGACTGCAGATTAG
- the LOC115738782 gene encoding probable diphthine methyl ester synthase isoform X2, producing MLYIVGLGLGDEKDITVKGLEAIRRCDKVYMEAYTSLLSFGLSSHGLSNLEKLYGKPVTVADREMVEEKADGMLAEARSSDVAFLVVGDPFGATTHTDLVVRAKRLGIDVKVVHNASVMNAVGVCGLQLYHYGETVSIPFFTETWRPDSFYEKIQKNRMLGLHTLCLLDIRVKEPSLESLCRGRKVYEPPRYMTINTAIEQLLEVETGQGQGVYNEDTNCVGLARLGSEDQMIVAGSMRQLRTVDFGAPLHCLVIVGSTHPLEEEMLEFYKLEGRTSEPKEDVTAD from the exons atgctgtaCATCGTAGGCCTGGGACTGGGCGACGAGAAGGACATCACCGTCAAAGGCCTCGAAGCAATCAGAAGATGCGACAAGGTCTACATGGAGGCCTACACTTCCCTCCTCTCCTTCGGTCTCTCCTCCCACGGTCTCTCCAACCTG GAGAAGCTCTACGGGAAACCAGTCACTGTTGCGGACAGAGAGATGGTGGAGGAAAAGGCTGACGGAATGTTGGCGGAAGCTCGTTCCAGCGATGTGGCTTTTCTCGTCGTCGGCGACCCTTTCGG AGCTACGACACACACTGATCTTGTTGTTCGAGCAAAGCGGTTGGGGATAGATGTTAAGGTTGTTCACAATGCTTCGGTGATGAATGCTGTGGGAGTATGTGGTCTGCAACTTTATCACTATGGGGAAACAGTTTCCATACCATTCTTTACTGAAACATGGAGACCTGATAGCTTTTACGAAAAGATTCAAAAGAATCGTATGCTTGGTTTGCATACACTCTGCCTTTTAG ACATACGTGTGAAGGAGCCATCTCTGGAATCTTTGTGCAG AGGAAGAAAGGTATATGAGCCACCAAGATATATGACGATAAATACAGCAATTGAACAACTCTTGGAGGTTGAAACTGGGCAAGGGCAAGGTG TTTATAACGAGGATACCAATTGCGTGGGGCTTGCGCGGTTGGGAAGTGAAGATCAGATGATAGTAGCAGGATCCATGAGGCAATTGCGCACGGTTGATTTTGGAGCACCTCTTCATTGCCTTGTCATTGTAGGAAGCACGCACCCTTTGGAAgaagaaatgctggagttttaCAAGCTCGAAGGGAGGACCTCAGAGCCTAAGGAAGACGTGACTGCAGATTAG